In Taeniopygia guttata chromosome 7, bTaeGut7.mat, whole genome shotgun sequence, a single window of DNA contains:
- the LOC140684501 gene encoding uncharacterized protein isoform X1: MSSRVQFIQRGLSRVRFIQVPECGLSSMVYPGFGLSRFQSVVYPAWFIQGSVYPGSRTWFIQHGLSRAQFIQVPERGLSRAQFILLPEHGLSIAVYPGLGLSRAGFIQGSVYPGLGLSRARFIQGWVYPSSRARFIQGWVYPGSRARFIQHGLSRTGFILVPERGLSRAGFIPAPERGSSRARFIHGWVYPGSRARFIQVLVYPGLGLSRAGFIPVPERGLSSMVYPGLGLSWFQSVVYPGLRLSRFQRAVSPGLGFSRARFIQGSVYPGLGLSRFQSAVYPGLGLSRLQSAVHPAGSRCRGIPWIPQRCRLRPGAPRSRQQRALQPRERRRWNSRAALGSRRSKGSDAPPAASVAFAGITGSERPALYPEEQKKAFPFQLELTEVVSLSSASI, translated from the exons ATGA GTTCCAGAGTGCAGTTTATCCAGCGTGGTTTATCCAGGGTTCGGTTTATCCAGGTTCCAGAGTGCGGTTTATCCAGCATGGTTTATCCAGGGTTCGGTTTATCCAGGTTCCAGAGTGTGGTTTATCCAGCGTGGTTTATCCAGGGTTCGGTTTATCCAGGTTCCAGAACATGGTTCATCCAGCACGGTTTATCCAGGGCTCAGTTTATCCAGGTTCCAGAGCGTGGTTTATCCAGGGCTCAGTTTATCCTGCTTCCAGAGCACGGTTTATCCATCGCAGTTTATCCAGGGCTCGGTTTATCCAGGGCTGGGTTTATCCAGGGCTCGGTTTATCCAGGGCTGGGTTTATCCAGGGCTCGGTTTATCCAGGGCTGGGTTTATCCCAGTTCCAGAGCGCGGTTTATCCAGGGCTGGGTTTATCCAGGTTCCAGAGCGCGGTTTATCCAGCATGGTTTATCCAGGACTGGGTTTATCCTGGTTCCAGAGCGCGGTTTATCCAGGGCTGGGTTTATCCCGGCTCCAGAGCGCGGTTCATCCAGGGCTCGGTTTATCCATGGCTGGGTTTATCCCGGTTCCAGAGCGCGGTTTATCCAGGTCTTGGTTTATCCAGGTCTCGGTTTATCCAGGGCTGGGTTTATCCCGGTTCCAGAGCGCGGTTTATCCAGCATGGTTTATCCAGGACTGGGTTTATCCTGGTTCCAGAGTGTGGTTTATCCAGGGCTCCGTTTATCCCGCTTCCAGAGGGCGGTTTCTCCAGGTCTCGGTTTCTCCAGGGCTCGGTTTATCCAGGGCTCGGTTTATCCAGGGCTGGGTTTATCCCGGTTCCAGAGCGCGGTTTATCCAGGGCTGGGTTTATCCCGGCTCCAGAGCGCGGTTCATCCAGCGGGCTCCCGGTGCCGAGGGATTCCCTGGATTCCGCAGCGCTGCCGGCTCCGGCCGGGCGCTCCCCGCTCCCGCCAGCAGAGGGCGCTGCAGCCACGGGAAAGGCGCCGCTGGAATTCCCGGGCTGCGCTTGGCTCCCGCCGATCCAAAGGCAGCGATGCTCCACCCGCAGCTTCCGTGGCTTTCGCCGGAATCACCGGCTCGGAAAGACCAGCACTGTATccagaggagcagaaaaaagcttttccctTTCAGCTGGAACTCACCGAAGTGGTATCTCTCTCTTCAGCAAGTATTTAG
- the LOC140684501 gene encoding uncharacterized protein isoform X2, whose translation MVYPGFGLSRFQSVVYPAWFIQGSVYPGSRTWFIQHGLSRAQFIQVPERGLSRAQFILLPEHGLSIAVYPGLGLSRAGFIQGSVYPGLGLSRARFIQGWVYPSSRARFIQGWVYPGSRARFIQHGLSRTGFILVPERGLSRAGFIPAPERGSSRARFIHGWVYPGSRARFIQVLVYPGLGLSRAGFIPVPERGLSSMVYPGLGLSWFQSVVYPGLRLSRFQRAVSPGLGFSRARFIQGSVYPGLGLSRFQSAVYPGLGLSRLQSAVHPAGSRCRGIPWIPQRCRLRPGAPRSRQQRALQPRERRRWNSRAALGSRRSKGSDAPPAASVAFAGITGSERPALYPEEQKKAFPFQLELTEVVSLSSASI comes from the coding sequence ATGGTTTATCCAGGGTTCGGTTTATCCAGGTTCCAGAGTGTGGTTTATCCAGCGTGGTTTATCCAGGGTTCGGTTTATCCAGGTTCCAGAACATGGTTCATCCAGCACGGTTTATCCAGGGCTCAGTTTATCCAGGTTCCAGAGCGTGGTTTATCCAGGGCTCAGTTTATCCTGCTTCCAGAGCACGGTTTATCCATCGCAGTTTATCCAGGGCTCGGTTTATCCAGGGCTGGGTTTATCCAGGGCTCGGTTTATCCAGGGCTGGGTTTATCCAGGGCTCGGTTTATCCAGGGCTGGGTTTATCCCAGTTCCAGAGCGCGGTTTATCCAGGGCTGGGTTTATCCAGGTTCCAGAGCGCGGTTTATCCAGCATGGTTTATCCAGGACTGGGTTTATCCTGGTTCCAGAGCGCGGTTTATCCAGGGCTGGGTTTATCCCGGCTCCAGAGCGCGGTTCATCCAGGGCTCGGTTTATCCATGGCTGGGTTTATCCCGGTTCCAGAGCGCGGTTTATCCAGGTCTTGGTTTATCCAGGTCTCGGTTTATCCAGGGCTGGGTTTATCCCGGTTCCAGAGCGCGGTTTATCCAGCATGGTTTATCCAGGACTGGGTTTATCCTGGTTCCAGAGTGTGGTTTATCCAGGGCTCCGTTTATCCCGCTTCCAGAGGGCGGTTTCTCCAGGTCTCGGTTTCTCCAGGGCTCGGTTTATCCAGGGCTCGGTTTATCCAGGGCTGGGTTTATCCCGGTTCCAGAGCGCGGTTTATCCAGGGCTGGGTTTATCCCGGCTCCAGAGCGCGGTTCATCCAGCGGGCTCCCGGTGCCGAGGGATTCCCTGGATTCCGCAGCGCTGCCGGCTCCGGCCGGGCGCTCCCCGCTCCCGCCAGCAGAGGGCGCTGCAGCCACGGGAAAGGCGCCGCTGGAATTCCCGGGCTGCGCTTGGCTCCCGCCGATCCAAAGGCAGCGATGCTCCACCCGCAGCTTCCGTGGCTTTCGCCGGAATCACCGGCTCGGAAAGACCAGCACTGTATccagaggagcagaaaaaagcttttccctTTCAGCTGGAACTCACCGAAGTGGTATCTCTCTCTTCAGCAAGTATTTAG